From the Salmo trutta chromosome 2, fSalTru1.1, whole genome shotgun sequence genome, one window contains:
- the rmdn1 gene encoding regulator of microtubule dynamics protein 1 gives MTGATFMRFAARTVLSAPACKAVKIRGYHRQYLTTFRSNTSTINGGRTAFFLSLPVLSYLGLEAYRRVQSATVVHALEKAEEAVEQADYLYSCGETVKLYQLLLQYKDSDDAEFLWRLARASRDLSLLAHIAADEKKRLTFEAFEYAKKALEKNEACFAAHKWYAVCLSDIGDYEGVKVKIGNSYIIKEHLQRAIELNPKDATSIHILGYWCFAFAELAWYQRKVAAMIFASPPTATYEEALAFFLKAEEVDPNFYSKNLLMLGKSYMAVKDQGNAVLWLRKARDYPPHTEEDKEVHKEALDLLKKLSA, from the exons ATGACAGGAGCAACTTTTATGCGATTTGCTGCCCGGACTGTGCTATCAGCACCTGCTTGTAAAGCCGTCAAGATCCGAGGATATCATCGACAATACTTGACTACTTTCAGGAGCAATACCTCAACTATTAAC GGTGGAAGAACTGCATTCTTTCTCAGCTTACCAGTACTATCTTATCTAGGCTTGGAAGCCTACAGGAGGGTGCAGAGTGCAACTGTGGTCCATGCTCTGGAAAAAG CTGAAGAGGCTGTGGAACAAGCAGACTACCTGTACAGCTGTGGGGAGACAGTGAAACTCTACCAGCTTCTGCTACAGTATAAGGACAG tgatgATGCGGAGTTCCTGTGGAGGCTGGCGCGGGCATCTCGTGACCTCTCCCTCCTCGCTCACATTGCTGCTGACGAGAAGAAGAGGCTGACCTTTGAGGCGTTTGAATACGCCAAGAAGGCCCTGGAGAAAAATGAGGCCTGCTTCGCAGCACACAAA TGGTATGCAGTGTGCCTCAGTGACATAGGCGATTACGAGGGGGTCAAAGTAAAAATAGGAAATTCTTACATCATTAAAGAACATTTACAG AGGGCCATCGAGCTAAATCCAAAAGATGCCACATCTATCCATATCTTGGGTTATTG GTGTTTTGCCTTCGCTGAGTTGGCGTGGTATCAACGTAAAGTGGCAGCCATGATCTTCGCCTCTCCTCCCACTGCCACATACGAAGAG GCTTTGGCGTTCTTCCTGAAAGCTGAAGAAG TGGACCCAAACTTCTACAGTAAGAATCTACTTATGCTGGGGAAGTCGTACATGGCAGTGAAGGACCAGGGGAATGCTGTGCTCTGGCTGAGAAAGGCACGGGACTACCCCCCTCACACAGAGGAAGACAAGGAG GTCCATAAAGAAGCCCTTGACCTTCTGAAGAAGCTCAGTGCATAA